The Algihabitans albus genomic sequence GAAACCATGCGTCGAGATCTGACCGGCAGATTGTCCGAAACCATCCAGCGCTTGTCTGTGGCGTTGCGGGCAACGGGTGTTTTCGTCTTCAGTCAAGACCAGGATCTGCGATATCTGTGGGTGAGTGCACCCAACGACACTTTAGGACTACGGGTAGGCGATCTGGAGACGGAGCGGCAGGCAGACACAGCCGGATTACGCAGTATTTCCTTGAAGCGCCAAGTAATGGAAAGCGGTGGTGGCGCGATGGACGAGATCGCAGTGAACGACGCGGAGCAGTCACGGTGGTTCCAGCTGAACGTCGAGCCAACACGGGGAGGCGATGGGCAGATTGTCGGCGTGACAGGCGCTCTAACGGACATCACGACACTTAAGCGACACGAAGAGCAGATGCGTGTTGTCATGCGCGAACTCTCCCATCGTTCGAAAAACCTTCTGGCTGTTATTCAGGCTGTGGCGCGGCAGACAGCTCAGACCGCGCCGGATCTCGATGTCTTTGTTCGAGGTTTCGCCGACCGGCTTCGGTCCATCGCCCTGGCCCAAGACCTCCTCGTCGCCGTTGATTGGGAGTCGACCACGCTCAATGGCCTGATCGAGGGGCAACTCAATCCTTACCTCCCTCGGGAGGGGGGCCGGGTTCGTGTCGAGGGACCGCCGGTATCTCTTTCGGCGCAAGCGACCCAAACATTAGCGCTCGCCTTTCACGAGCTGACAACTAACGCCATCAAGTACGGTGCTTTGTCGAACGAGCGAGGAACGCTCGAGGTGGTATGGTGCCTGACCCAGCGTGATGGCGAGAGTTACCTGCAGCTATGCTGGCGAGAGCTCGGCGGACCATTGGTGAGTGAGCCTCTGACTCGCGGGTTCGGACGCACGGTGATCGAGGATAACGTAGCAACGGTTTTGTCTGCAGATATCACGCTGTCCTTTGCACCGGAAGGTTTGGAGGCCCGCTTCGAAATCCCAAGCAAGAATCTAGCCGTGTAGTAGCTCAATCACCGTGACTTCCGATCGACGCTCCCATCAGTTCGCTGTGCGACTTCAGGAGCGGTTCGCCATCGAACCGCTCGACAAGGTAAGCTGGATTTCCCGAGTTTGCCGATCTCTCGAGTGGTCCACAGGGGCCATCGCGACTGACGCGATGCCGATAGACTTCTCGAACGATTCCGCGCCGCACTGTACCGGCGGCATCTTTCCATCTGACCATCGATCCTATGCGATACGGATTGGACATAACTAAAGCCGTCACTTTGTTTGCTTTCCGCTGAATTCCATTCCCCTTACTCGAGAACACAACTTGTCTCACGTACTCTGGGTTCCGAAGCTCAAGACGAATTGATGTCGATGGACTGGGGGAGACAGCAGTATCTGTCTACAAGCCGACTTGCGGTCGGTTGTTGTGGGGCTTGGTATAGGCGTCGCCGTGGCGGTAATTCCGGCCGGCGATCACGCGTCTTTGGCACAGCCGCAGAATCATGCGGTCGTACGGGTACCCTAGAGAACGGGACCGTCCTAAGCCGCGGGATCTACCTGCACGGCCCCGAGCGACCGCAGCGCTGAGGAATCGGCACTGCGGTCTTGTCGCTCGGAAGAGTCGACCTGCAGAAGTTCCGCCAACCGCAGTCGAGCCCTGTTTACCCGGCTCTTTACTGTCCCGGTTGCGACACCCGCTATCTCTGCCGCTTCCTCATAGGCAAAACCTGCAGCGCCGACCAGAAGTACAGCTTCACGTTGTTCGTCCGGCAGACGAAGGAGGGCGCGGTGCAGGTCCCGCATGGCAAGTTGGCCGGGCTGCTCCGGGACACTCGCCAGGTTTGCGGCGAACGTGCCCTCGACGTCCTCGACTTCGTGTCGCCTTTTCCGGAATTCGGAAAAATAGGCGTTGCGAAGGATGGTGAAAAGCCAGGCACGCAGGTTGGTGCCTTCCTGGAACTTGTCGAGGTTGGCGAGAGCCTTCATCAACGCTTCCTGGACAAGATCGTCGGCGCGGTGCGTGTCTCCACAGAGCGAGATAGCAAAAGCGCGGAGCGGAGACAGTTCGGCAACAAGTTGCTCGCGTATCGACATTCTACGGCCTCTCTTGATCGTCTGATGATCGTAGGCCGGAGCTCTTACTGCCGTCTGCTGTTTCGGAGGAATCTAGCTGTTTGAGTAGCTCGAGCAGTCGGTCTGGCACGGGTTCCTGGACCAGGCCGTCATACATCCTTCGCAGTTCCGTTCCGATGTGGGCGAGTTGGCTGTCCTCCAGTTGGCCGGATGTTGTCGTCTTAGCGCTGTCGTCGGGAGTTGCCTTGCCGCCGACTCGTGGCGATTGATTCCCGTCGGCTGGCACCGATGAAGGCTTTTTAGTGTCAGATCCCATAGTCTGAACCCTATAATGGAACAGCGGCCGACCATCCGCTTTGCCGCATGGCCCCAAAGTATTGAAACTTATGACGCCAAAATCGGTTCCCGACACGCGATCATTTTTTGCAGCGGCAATGGAACCGGATGAGCCAGCGGGCGTTAAGTTGTGTAATTGTACACCAACCTGCACTGAAGGTGCGACATGACGCTCTCCCAGGCCGTCGCCGACAACCTGCCGTTTTTGCGGCGATTCTCTCGCGCCT encodes the following:
- a CDS encoding NepR family anti-sigma factor — its product is MGSDTKKPSSVPADGNQSPRVGGKATPDDSAKTTTSGQLEDSQLAHIGTELRRMYDGLVQEPVPDRLLELLKQLDSSETADGSKSSGLRSSDDQERP
- a CDS encoding sigma-70 family RNA polymerase sigma factor, producing the protein MSIREQLVAELSPLRAFAISLCGDTHRADDLVQEALMKALANLDKFQEGTNLRAWLFTILRNAYFSEFRKRRHEVEDVEGTFAANLASVPEQPGQLAMRDLHRALLRLPDEQREAVLLVGAAGFAYEEAAEIAGVATGTVKSRVNRARLRLAELLQVDSSERQDRSADSSALRSLGAVQVDPAA
- a CDS encoding HWE histidine kinase domain-containing protein translates to MASPFETPSAIDGLMPVGAAMSWRVDYIWLHTVADTAIAIACVCAGLSVLRLAFWNGRRTIGDIGLLVVTAACALMLGLVHMASVITLWQPWHLSFGALKTAAALVSICAAWILARRAFGATRKPANLAPTAPLALVEGRTPQDKDAEQAFREVSDSLSFDDAKSAQLTSRQAFFEIATENAQITLFCQDRDLRYLWVHNPRLGYSVEELVGLTDFDVLPKQGRDRIIEVKYRVFATGEPETFEVEVPEGDSTSWFQVTTTPLKNDSEEVVSIVSTAVDITRAKRLETMRRDLTGRLSETIQRLSVALRATGVFVFSQDQDLRYLWVSAPNDTLGLRVGDLETERQADTAGLRSISLKRQVMESGGGAMDEIAVNDAEQSRWFQLNVEPTRGGDGQIVGVTGALTDITTLKRHEEQMRVVMRELSHRSKNLLAVIQAVARQTAQTAPDLDVFVRGFADRLRSIALAQDLLVAVDWESTTLNGLIEGQLNPYLPREGGRVRVEGPPVSLSAQATQTLALAFHELTTNAIKYGALSNERGTLEVVWCLTQRDGESYLQLCWRELGGPLVSEPLTRGFGRTVIEDNVATVLSADITLSFAPEGLEARFEIPSKNLAV